Proteins from a single region of Streptomyces spinoverrucosus:
- a CDS encoding nucleotide sugar dehydrogenase, which translates to MPADLAVIGLGPLGLPLAQAAVAAGIPTVGYKTGPEPGSLSPAELRRMLSGGFRHAAGPSELGRVRTAVICAPTPRSADGGLDLSQVEAAARTLAARLRPHTTVILESPVYPGTTEEFLRPLLEEGSRLRAGRDFHLAYSPSRVDPGNRDFTPANTPKVIGGLTPACTESAAAFYGRLSDKVVRARGTREAETVQLLETNYRHVNIALVNEMAVLCNDLGVDVWDVIRCAETKPFGFQAFRPGPGVGGHTVPQDLTGRAGRGLRMVELAQQVNSRMPRYVVQRAATLLNEHGKSARGARVLLLGVTYKPDLADQQATPAQEIAFRLMELGAAVSYHDPHIPSWSILDRPVPRADSLYETAAEADLTILLQNHRTYDLQGLSVKAQLLLDTRGTTPTGAAHRL; encoded by the coding sequence ATGCCCGCAGATCTCGCCGTCATCGGACTCGGCCCGCTCGGCCTGCCGCTGGCCCAGGCCGCAGTCGCCGCCGGGATCCCCACCGTCGGCTACAAGACCGGTCCCGAGCCCGGCTCGCTCAGCCCCGCCGAACTGCGCCGGATGCTCTCAGGGGGCTTCCGGCACGCCGCGGGCCCGAGCGAGCTCGGCCGGGTGCGCACCGCGGTCATCTGCGCCCCGACCCCCAGAAGCGCGGACGGCGGGCTGGACCTGAGCCAGGTGGAGGCGGCCGCCCGCACCCTGGCCGCGCGGCTGCGCCCGCACACCACGGTCATCCTGGAATCCCCCGTGTACCCGGGCACGACCGAGGAATTCCTCCGCCCGCTGCTCGAAGAGGGCTCACGGCTGCGCGCCGGCCGCGACTTCCACCTCGCCTACTCCCCCAGCCGCGTCGACCCCGGCAACCGCGACTTCACCCCGGCCAACACGCCCAAGGTGATCGGCGGCCTCACCCCCGCCTGCACCGAGTCGGCCGCCGCCTTCTACGGCCGCCTCTCCGACAAGGTCGTACGCGCGCGTGGCACCCGTGAGGCCGAGACCGTGCAGCTCCTCGAAACCAACTACCGGCACGTCAACATCGCCCTGGTCAACGAAATGGCCGTCCTGTGCAACGACTTGGGCGTCGACGTGTGGGACGTCATCCGCTGCGCGGAGACCAAGCCGTTCGGCTTCCAGGCCTTCCGCCCCGGCCCCGGCGTCGGCGGCCACACCGTCCCGCAGGACCTGACCGGCCGCGCGGGCCGCGGCCTGCGCATGGTGGAACTTGCCCAGCAGGTCAACAGCCGCATGCCCCGGTACGTCGTCCAGCGCGCCGCCACCCTCCTCAACGAGCACGGCAAGTCGGCCCGCGGCGCGCGCGTGCTGCTCCTCGGCGTCACCTACAAGCCCGACCTCGCCGACCAGCAGGCCACCCCGGCGCAGGAGATCGCGTTCCGCCTGATGGAGCTCGGCGCCGCCGTCAGCTACCACGACCCGCACATCCCGTCCTGGAGCATCCTCGACCGCCCGGTCCCCCGCGCGGACTCCCTGTACGAGACGGCGGCCGAGGCCGACCTCACGATCCTGCTCCAGAACCACCGCACCTACGACCTGCAAGGCCTGTCGGTGAAGGCGCAGCTTCTGCTCGACACCCGGGGCACGACTCCGACCGGGGCGGCGCACCGGCTCTGA
- a CDS encoding IS30 family transposase — translation MDFEIRGDRTAQGPVKLSRERTEYSRLVQQGYSNKEACRLVGIDERTGRKWRNGRSADRRQKAAPPINAVVPPSGPSRYLREADRIYIADRLREKATLRAIAAELGRSPSTVSREIRRNRHPGNGQYRPHAAQARADARRPRPKPGKISRNRELRDFIQDHLHLRWSPEQICQALRAQLPERPEMHVVHETVYQALYVQGRGELRRELARALRTGRARRKPRRQAQQRQPRFSTPMVMISERPAEAEDRAVPGHWEGDLIIGKDGKSAIGTLVERATRYVMLLHLPGDHGAESVRDVLVTTVQTLPSHLTRSLTWDQGSEMGAHGAFTVATGIPVYFCDPASPWQRGSNENTNGLLRQYFPKGTDLSVHTRKHLDAVAAELNGRPRKTLGWETPAERLHKLLAA, via the coding sequence GACGGAATACTCCCGGCTCGTGCAACAGGGCTACAGCAACAAGGAAGCTTGCCGGCTGGTCGGTATCGACGAGCGGACCGGCAGAAAGTGGCGTAACGGCCGCAGCGCCGACCGTAGGCAGAAGGCGGCACCACCGATCAACGCGGTGGTGCCGCCTTCTGGTCCGTCCCGGTATCTGCGTGAGGCCGACCGGATCTACATCGCTGACCGGCTGCGGGAGAAGGCCACGCTCCGGGCGATCGCGGCCGAGCTGGGCCGTAGCCCGTCCACCGTCAGCCGCGAGATCCGCCGTAACCGGCATCCGGGCAACGGCCAGTACCGGCCGCACGCCGCCCAGGCCCGCGCCGATGCCCGCCGGCCCCGCCCCAAGCCGGGAAAGATCAGCCGGAACCGTGAGCTGCGGGACTTCATCCAGGACCACCTGCATCTACGGTGGAGTCCGGAGCAGATCTGCCAGGCTCTGCGGGCACAGTTGCCCGAGCGGCCGGAGATGCATGTGGTCCACGAGACGGTTTACCAGGCTCTCTACGTCCAAGGACGCGGAGAGTTGCGCCGTGAGCTGGCCCGCGCCCTGCGGACCGGTCGCGCCCGGCGCAAGCCGCGTCGCCAGGCCCAGCAGCGCCAGCCACGGTTTTCCACCCCCATGGTGATGATCAGCGAACGGCCCGCCGAAGCGGAAGACCGGGCCGTGCCCGGCCACTGGGAAGGCGACCTCATCATCGGCAAGGACGGTAAGTCGGCCATCGGCACCCTGGTCGAGCGCGCCACCCGCTACGTCATGCTCCTGCACCTGCCCGGCGACCACGGCGCCGAGAGCGTCCGGGACGTGCTGGTCACCACGGTCCAGACCCTGCCCTCGCACCTCACACGGTCCCTGACCTGGGACCAGGGAAGCGAGATGGGCGCCCACGGCGCGTTCACCGTCGCCACCGGCATCCCGGTCTACTTCTGCGACCCGGCCAGCCCCTGGCAGCGAGGCTCCAACGAGAACACCAACGGCCTGCTGCGGCAGTACTTCCCCAAGGGCACCGACCTCTCGGTCCACACCCGCAAGCACCTGGACGCCGTGGCCGCCGAACTCAACGGTCGCCCACGCAAAACGCTCGGCTGGGAAACCCCAGCCGAGCGCCTGCATAAACTGCTCGCGGCCTGA